The following coding sequences are from one Leptospira johnsonii window:
- a CDS encoding ERF family protein: MSILHKALIEAQKAIPVINKGSKGQVGNREYKYADLPSILEKVMPILHKNGLSVVYRMDAQSDGNILHCIVFHEEGETEERASIFIPMQPDAQKTGIYITYYRRYLLANILNLSIDEDVDGYLGEPEQQEEKKIKQYPKSKWPYGTEATKEMKDSYFAFKDKEKYRDEFGCEMIKIGGYNYYVCPPGTFDLYKNNPNLPAYTVESLRALNYEGMTPEEKEKFDKENPF; the protein is encoded by the coding sequence ATGAGCATCTTACATAAAGCATTAATTGAAGCACAAAAAGCGATTCCGGTTATCAATAAAGGCTCTAAGGGTCAGGTGGGGAATCGAGAATATAAATACGCCGATCTTCCTTCTATCTTAGAAAAGGTAATGCCAATCTTACATAAAAATGGGCTCTCAGTAGTTTATCGCATGGATGCGCAATCTGACGGGAATATTTTGCATTGTATAGTTTTTCATGAGGAAGGAGAAACTGAAGAAAGGGCTAGCATTTTTATCCCAATGCAACCTGACGCACAAAAAACAGGGATTTATATTACTTATTATAGACGTTATCTTTTGGCGAATATTTTGAACCTTTCAATCGATGAGGATGTTGATGGGTATTTAGGGGAACCTGAGCAACAAGAAGAGAAAAAAATAAAACAGTATCCTAAATCTAAATGGCCATATGGAACAGAAGCAACTAAAGAAATGAAAGATTCATATTTTGCTTTTAAGGATAAAGAAAAATACAGAGATGAATTTGGTTGTGAAATGATTAAGATCGGCGGGTATAATTATTATGTATGTCCCCCTGGAACTTTTGACCTATACAAAAATAACCCAAATCTTCCAGCCTATACTGTTGAATCACTCCGCGCACTTAACTATGAAGGAATGACTCCAGAAGAAAAGGAAAAGTTTGATAAGGAGAATCCGTTTTAA